One window from the genome of Ignavibacteriales bacterium encodes:
- the nuoH gene encoding NADH-quinone oxidoreductase subunit NuoH has protein sequence MSILSVVIISLIKILVVITVLLLTVSYLVYFERKISAWIQNRVGPNRVGWLGLLQPFADVFKLLFKEDIVPTVSNKFIHSLAPFIALFVAFTTYAVIPFGPDINVFGQQIQLVLADVNIGILYVLALTSLGVYGITFAGWSSGSKYSLIGGIRSSAQMISYEVSMGFSVAGVLLLSESLRPIVIVQSQYGWMWNAIVQPIGFITFVVSAFAETNRLPFDLPEAEPELVGGYHTEYSSMKFAGFFLAEYANMAIAAAMIVTLYLGGYQFPYIDKFGLSSGVTVLIQVLSFLLKTAAVLFFFIWIRWSIPRFRYDQLMNLGWKVMFPLSLINIIWVAALIMIFKI, from the coding sequence ATGAGTATTCTTTCAGTTGTAATAATTTCCCTTATAAAAATTTTGGTTGTTATAACAGTTTTACTTTTAACAGTTTCTTATCTTGTTTATTTTGAAAGAAAAATTTCAGCCTGGATTCAAAACCGAGTAGGTCCAAACAGAGTGGGCTGGCTCGGATTGCTTCAGCCATTTGCAGATGTGTTTAAATTATTATTTAAAGAAGATATTGTTCCAACTGTTTCCAACAAATTCATCCACTCTCTTGCACCGTTTATAGCATTATTTGTTGCTTTTACTACATATGCAGTAATTCCATTTGGACCGGATATAAATGTGTTTGGTCAACAAATACAGCTTGTATTAGCGGATGTAAATATAGGAATTTTGTATGTACTCGCTCTTACTTCGCTTGGAGTTTATGGAATAACATTCGCTGGATGGTCCTCAGGAAGCAAATATTCTTTGATTGGCGGAATTCGTTCATCAGCGCAAATGATTTCTTATGAAGTCTCGATGGGATTTTCAGTTGCGGGAGTTTTACTTTTATCAGAATCATTAAGACCTATTGTTATTGTTCAATCTCAATACGGTTGGATGTGGAATGCGATTGTTCAACCTATCGGGTTTATTACTTTTGTTGTTTCAGCTTTTGCAGAAACCAATCGTTTACCATTTGATTTACCAGAAGCCGAACCAGAACTTGTAGGTGGTTATCATACAGAATACAGCAGTATGAAATTTGCCGGTTTCTTTCTTGCAGAATATGCAAATATGGCTATTGCTGCTGCAATGATTGTAACTTTATATCTGGGTGGCTACCAGTTTCCATATATTGATAAGTTTGGGTTATCTTCTGGAGTTACGGTATTAATTCAGGTACTATCTTTTCTTTTAAAAACTGCTGCTGTATTATTTTTCTTTATTTGGATTCGTTGGAGCATTCCACGATTCAGATATGATCAATTAATGAATCTTGGCTGGAAAGTAATGTTCCCGCTTTCATTAATAAATATTATTTGGGTTGCTGCACTTATTATGATTTTCAAAATTTAA
- a CDS encoding YifB family Mg chelatase-like AAA ATPase, whose protein sequence is MLSKIISCATYGIDAYLVEVEANCEKNIPGFIIVGLPDNAVKESRERVIAAIKNSGLDIQLKKVTVNLAPADIKKEGSSFDLPIAIGLLAANEKITSTDWLEDTVFLGELSLDGNLRPIKGALSIAAEARHKGIKRIILPQESANEAAIVDGVEVYGCKSLFEVVELINGEKEMETIKVNKDEIFNQVNKYQIDFSDVKGQENVKRALEIAAAGAHNILMIGPPGSGKTMLAKRFPTILPPLTFEEALETTKIHSVAGILSREKALVTERPFRSPHHTTSDAALVGGGSFPRPGEVSFAHHGVLFLDELPEFKKNVLEVLRQPLEDGRVVVSRSKMSLEFPANFMLAAAMNPCPCGFYSDPTKECSCTPFQIQKYMAKISGPLLDRIDIHIEVPAVKYKELSTSVKGESSAIIRERVIKAREVQINRFSKLKHIYNNADMSSKEVRQFCTLDNSGSEILKMAMTKLGLSARAYDRILKVSRTIADLENAENILPNHISEAIQYRTLDRQLWNR, encoded by the coding sequence ATGCTTTCCAAAATAATTTCTTGCGCCACTTACGGTATTGATGCCTATCTTGTTGAGGTTGAGGCTAACTGTGAAAAAAATATTCCCGGGTTCATAATTGTTGGACTTCCGGATAATGCTGTTAAAGAAAGTAGAGAAAGAGTTATTGCAGCAATTAAAAACAGCGGGCTCGATATTCAATTAAAAAAAGTTACTGTTAATCTTGCTCCAGCCGATATAAAAAAAGAAGGCAGTTCATTCGATTTACCTATCGCCATCGGTCTTCTTGCAGCTAATGAAAAAATTACCTCAACAGATTGGCTTGAAGATACTGTTTTTCTTGGAGAACTTTCACTTGATGGAAACCTAAGACCGATTAAAGGCGCCTTATCAATTGCTGCTGAAGCCCGGCATAAGGGTATTAAACGGATTATTTTACCGCAAGAATCAGCCAATGAAGCTGCTATTGTTGATGGAGTGGAAGTTTATGGTTGTAAATCGCTCTTTGAGGTTGTTGAACTGATAAATGGCGAAAAGGAAATGGAAACCATAAAAGTGAACAAAGATGAAATTTTTAATCAGGTAAATAAATATCAAATTGATTTTTCGGATGTTAAAGGGCAGGAAAATGTAAAGCGTGCTTTGGAAATTGCTGCCGCAGGTGCACACAATATTTTAATGATAGGTCCACCGGGATCTGGCAAAACAATGTTAGCAAAGAGATTCCCAACTATTTTGCCACCACTTACATTTGAAGAAGCATTGGAAACTACAAAAATTCATTCTGTAGCTGGAATTTTATCAAGAGAAAAAGCTTTAGTTACAGAAAGACCTTTTAGAAGTCCACATCATACTACTTCCGATGCGGCATTAGTTGGCGGTGGTTCTTTTCCTCGTCCGGGGGAAGTATCATTTGCGCATCATGGAGTTTTATTTTTAGATGAATTACCGGAATTTAAAAAAAATGTTTTGGAAGTTTTAAGACAACCATTAGAAGATGGAAGGGTTGTCGTTAGCCGGTCCAAAATGTCCCTCGAGTTTCCAGCCAATTTTATGCTTGCCGCAGCAATGAATCCTTGTCCATGTGGTTTTTATTCTGATCCCACCAAAGAATGTTCTTGTACACCTTTTCAAATTCAAAAATATATGGCAAAAATTTCTGGTCCATTGCTCGATAGAATAGATATTCATATTGAAGTTCCAGCAGTAAAATACAAAGAACTTTCCACTTCAGTTAAAGGAGAATCATCTGCAATTATTAGAGAACGCGTAATCAAGGCGCGGGAAGTTCAAATTAACCGATTTTCAAAACTAAAGCATATTTATAATAATGCTGACATGAGTTCTAAAGAAGTTAGACAATTCTGTACATTAGATAACTCTGGTTCAGAAATACTGAAAATGGCAATGACTAAGTTAGGTTTATCAGCCCGGGCTTACGATAGAATACTGAAAGTAAGTCGGACTATAGCCGATTTAGAAAATGCGGAGAATATCCTGCCTAATCATATAAGTGAAGCAATTCAATACCGTACTTTAGATAGACAATTATGGAACCGTTAA
- the nuoI gene encoding NADH-quinone oxidoreductase subunit NuoI → MALKKRKKDLNFLEKMYIPEIVKGLGLTLKNMFKPNVTMQYPEEKFLPSASYRGRPVLVQEKNGGERCVACGLCSRVCPSLAIEVQAAETRLEKERYPEKFEINMLRCIFCGFCEEVCPEEAIVMSKDYELVFTNRQNAIFGKDKLLVPIDNIKDRLEYLRNFK, encoded by the coding sequence ATGGCATTGAAGAAAAGAAAAAAAGATTTAAATTTTCTTGAAAAGATGTATATCCCAGAGATTGTAAAGGGATTGGGGCTTACGCTTAAAAATATGTTCAAGCCCAATGTTACAATGCAATACCCAGAGGAAAAGTTTCTTCCGTCTGCATCCTATCGAGGTCGGCCGGTATTGGTACAAGAAAAAAATGGTGGTGAACGATGCGTTGCCTGTGGTTTGTGTTCCCGCGTTTGCCCTTCTTTAGCAATCGAAGTTCAGGCTGCTGAAACCCGGCTTGAAAAGGAAAGATATCCGGAAAAATTTGAGATAAATATGCTTCGCTGTATCTTTTGTGGATTTTGTGAAGAAGTTTGTCCTGAAGAAGCAATAGTAATGAGTAAGGATTATGAATTAGTTTTTACAAACCGACAAAATGCTATATTTGGAAAAGATAAATTACTTGTTCCGATTGATAATATAAAAGATCGGTTAGAATATTTACGAAATTTTAAATAG